In one Bombyx mori chromosome 4, ASM3026992v2 genomic region, the following are encoded:
- the Acci gene encoding apoptotic chromatin condensation inducer-like protein (The RefSeq protein has 2 substitutions, 4 frameshifts compared to this genomic sequence), with translation MNSNRKISIIKEKDSIIARPPSPPRHKQSNILFITNLVRPFTLLQLKNLLQRTGRIEENGFWIDKIKSKCYVKYETEDQAVETRHALHGVTWPVSNPKTLHVDFSTTEAFDKALSSEEAESAPPSAIPGTVEDWLREQDLKREAEVEKSWERKGTMREWDVGKNDKDKERDKLRREERPSEKRRHRTPERSPEPAENLKRRERLLQIT, from the exons ATTAACTCCAATAGAAAAATATCGATTATCAAAGAAAAAGACAGTATAATTGCAAGACCGCCCAGTCCACCAAGGCACAAACAGTCAAATATACTCTTTATCACCAATTTAGTCAGGCCATTTACACTATTGCAACTCAAAAACTTACTGCAAAGAACTGGCAGGATAGAGGAAAATGGGTTTTggatagataaaataaaatctaaatgcTATGTGAAATATGAAACTGAAGA TCAAGCTGTTGAAACAAGACATGCCTTGCATGGGGTGACATGGCCTGTATCAAATCCAAAGACTTTACATGTGGACTTTTCAACAACAGAAGCATTTGACAAAGCATTATCCAGTGAGGAAGCAGAGAGTGCTCCACCTTCGGCAATTCCAGGAACAGTTGAGGATTGGCTTCGGGAGCAAGATCTGAAAAGAGAGGCAGAAGTG GAAAAGTCATGGGAGCGTAAAGGAACTATGAGGGAGTGGGATGTAGGCAAAAATGATAAAGACAAAGAGAGAGACAAGTTGCGACGTGAAGAGCGTCCATCTGAGAAAAGACGACATCGGACCCCAGAAAGGAGCCCCGAACCAG C AGAAAATtcaaaaag agaaga gaggcTCCTGCAAA TTACTTGa